The proteins below are encoded in one region of Pelecanus crispus isolate bPelCri1 chromosome 4, bPelCri1.pri, whole genome shotgun sequence:
- the TMEM131L gene encoding transmembrane protein 131-like isoform X7, translated as MRTRAGSQAGVSPPALVSAEDTSFAYLSLTKARSCGEHSKAETMNASLLRVHLECSLPDDAYQQVKSCCFMSDDPMLLEMSLTVRMENAQQDFVEHRQYLLENLFVVYVAMEKTKTSGDSSVDVYVMHSGSSLVHIQEIRQLSQKDTSPVEFEPVLLSSSSTNFTKVASVSCKAASCDSESPYADHKKNDLLEGTTTLKACLSCPVMEGYFDIDPSAALFHIEPHHNTSGFWSIWFTNNFDFTVELNEVFIARETKNVLKILNFAEPLTLPPGCWNVFSLKLSVKDAVTNVLSSICLATNVGVMFEIPLQIYSTVSKQGDLHFEAIAHCDIQCYLGKSDSANLLWQRSLSLDRSAWDVDSELASELYERWQKIRHGEACSRRSILGSARFIHQKKPEEESFAFFLPRLTTEPGLTLNFSATAVRSSMVKYFILRNPSSFPVTLQLLPLSYYPDPQASLSLLNKWFSINVQAINFITTEFRLMDECAHRNAHQEDLINKKCSSELLQLSLQPLETRKVGVIFTPVDYKRVASLILIRNNLTVLDVVNVEGFGAKELLKVGGRLPGAGGSLRFKVPEATLMDCRRQLKDSKQILSITKNFKVENIGPLPITISSMKINGYSCQGYGFEVLDCQEFFLAQNSSREISIVFTPDFTSSWVIRELTLVTAADLEFHFTLNVTLPHHLLPLCADVVPGPSWEESFWRLTVLFVSLSLLGVILIAFQQAQYILAEFMKSRQRPNPSSSPQQNSNSVDIISSDSYKGSCKAFMDSYSSSDKGKGKGFLSVGTSSSRSQNAAKRSPATYSHSQKKHKCSVYYSKQKSNTAAGSATATTDEKQNQIAENQISAPKEDICTDVVSENWVTLKYANGINVNKNLTLPENFLGKEESALKNTVLIKNNSSECDLKEDLQTCMFPKETNLKTSENLVELKEQEFCPVKMSKKLPESHLSRNSPQQQPELQEISRKNSGNSQQVPLRNETENCETLKKQINLKPSMEKKINKGPKEETPCCTKEEITFSEQEDVYRKKKPQEKKEGNVPNMNWNRNRTSRKNKKKNVNISTRVPEQSELKHMCGEFERPDLRANIGIRAWCPQGNGENCKADQKAGSLSIQGETENFYQRSKKKCLEKFCSDSSSDCGSSSGSVRASRGSWGSWSSTSSSDGDKKPMITARHFLPSRENISQNDFPSETPITLNLSHNICNTSRDMNSIPQYPETLCPSFTDIAADPDKNKGLYPTGDLWPAQPVCLTNSLNYNLENNIPCMIQETPSVHNSFIDWNAACDSQFSNMYCPLEMNEYGAFPEENMNYPSGFPGTAAVQNTAFIDQNCPSTWNAPANMPPTWEPAGYVNSTPYLSSTRSLSPMSGLFGSIWAPQSDVYEGCCPVSATTQHSTHVENQAVMCKQEYYPRFNPFRAYMNLDIWTTAANRNANFPLSRDSGYCGNV; from the exons gCAGAAACTATGAATGCCAGTCTCTTACGTGTTCACCTTGAATGCAGTTTACCTGATGATGCATATCAGCAAGTTAAG AGTTGCTGTTTTATGTCCGATGACCCAATGCTGCTAGAAATGAGCTTAACAGTAAGAATGGAAAATGCCCAACAAGATTTTGTGGAGCACAGACAATACTTACTGGAGAATCTTTTTGTAGTTTATGTAGCAATGGAAAAAACGAAGACCTCGG GTGATTCCTCAGTAGATGTCTATGTCATGCATTCTGGGAGCAGCCTTGTGCATATACAG GAAATACGGCAGTTGTCACAAAAAGACACATCACCTGTGGAGTTTGAGCCAGTACTGCTATCTTCATCATCTACTAACTTTACAAAAGttgcttctgtttcttgtaAAG CTGCATCCTGTGACAGTGAAAGTCCTTACGCTGACCACAAGAAGAATGATCTATTGGAAGGCACTACAACACTAAAAGCCTGTCTTTCCTGTCCTGTGATGGAAGG GTATTTTGACATAGATCCTTCTGCAGCATTGTTTCATATAGAACCACATCATAATACTTCAGGGTTTTGGTCCATATGGTTTACAAACAATTTTGACTTCACCGTTGAGCTGAATGAAGTCTTCATAGCCAGAGAAACGAAGAACGTTTTAAAG ATTCTCAACTTTGCCGAACCTTTGACTCTACCTCCAGGCTGCtggaatgtattttctttgaagcTCAGTGTGAAAGACGCTGTAACAAATGTTCTTTCTAGTATTTGTTTGGCCACAAACGTGGGAGTAATGTTTGAAATACCTCTGCAGATATATTCGACTGTGTCCAAG cagGGAGATCTTCATTTTGAAGCTATTGCCCACTGTGATATTCAGTGTTACTTGGGAAAGTCTGATTCAG CAAATCTGCTTTGGCAGAGGAGTCTCTCTCTGGACCGTTCTGCCTGGGATGTGGATTCTGAGCTTGCAAGTGAACTTTATGAAAGATGGCAAAAAATAAGACACGGGGAAGCCTGCAG CAGGAGAAGTATTTTAGGATCAGCTCGCTTTATTCACCAGAAGAAACCTGAAGAGGAgtcctttgcctttttcttgCCACGGTTGACTACAGAGCCTGGCCTTACGCTCAACTTCAGTGCCACAGCAGTTAGAAGTAGTATG gtaaaatatttcatactaAGAAACCCTTCATCCTTCCCAGTTACGTTGcagcttcttcctctttcttactACCCTGATCCCCAGGCTTCACTGAGTCTGCTCAACAAATG GTTCAGCATAAATGTGCAAGCTATTAATTTCATAACCACTGAATTCAGGCTCATGGATGAATGTGCTCACAGG aatGCACATCAAGAGGATCTCATCAACAAGAAATGCAGTTCTGAGCTGCTTCAGTTAAGTTTACAGCCACTGGAAACCAGAAAAGTTGGTGTAATTTTTACACCAGTTGACTACAAAAGAGTAGCTTCCCTTATTTTAATCAG AAACAACTTGACTGTTCTGGATGTGGTCAATGTAGAAGGCTTTGGAGCGAAAGAATTGCTTAAAGTAGGGGGAAGACTGCCTGGTGCAGGAGGATCTCTTCGATTCAAGGTGCCAGAAGCTACACTAATGGACTGCAGACGAC aaCTGAAAGACAGCAAGCAAATTCTATCTATTACGAAGAACTTCAAAGTAGAGAATATTGGCCCTCTTCCTATAACAATTTCATCAATGAAAATCAATGGTTACAGTTGCCAAGGATATGGATTTGAAGTGTTAGACTGTCAGGAATTTTTCCTGGCTCAGAACTCATCACGAGAGATCAGCATTGT ATTCACTCCTGACTTCACATCTTCATGGGTAATCCGGGAGCTTACGCTGGTGACTGCTGCTGATTTGGAGTTCCACTTCACGCTCAACGTGACTCTTCCTCACCATCTGTTACCGCTGTGTGCAGATGTGGTGCCAGGACCCAGCTGGGAAGAGTCTTTCTGGAGGCTCACTGTCCTCTTCGTAAG TTTGTCCCTGCTCGGAGTGATTCTGATAGCCTTCCAGCAAGCCCAGTATATTCTAGCAGAGTTCATGAAATCAAGACAGAGGCCAAATCCTAGTTCTTCACCGCAGCAGAACAGCAACTCTGTTGACATAATCAGCTCTGATTCGTAcaa ggGAAGCTGCAAGGCATTTATGGATTCCTATAGTTCCTCAGATAAAGGTAAAGGGAAGGGCTTCCTGTCTGTAGGCACTTCTTCCAGCCGAAGTCAGAATGCAGCAAAGAGAAGTCCTGCAACCTACAGCCACTCtcagaagaaacacaaatgtTCAGTTTACTACAGTAAGCAGAAATCAAACACAGCAGCTGGCAGTGCCACTGCAACTACTGATGAGAAACAAAATCAGATTGCGGAGAACCAAATCTCAGCACCAAAAGAGGACATTTGCACTGATGTTGTCAGTGAGAACTGGGTAACTCTAAAATATGCAAATGGCATAAATGTTAACAAGAATTTAACTCTTCCAGAAAACTTTCTGGGTAAAGAAGAAAGtgcactgaaaaatacagttctcattaaaaataattcttcagagTGCGATCTGAAGGAAGATCTTCAAACATGTATGTTTCCTAAGGAAACTAACcttaaaacttcagaaaatctAGTTGAGCTCAAAGAACAGGAGTTCTGTCCTGTGAAGATGTCCAAGAAGCTACCTGAAAGTCACTTGTCCAGAAATTCACCTCAGCAACAGCCAGAACTGCAAGAAATTTCTAGGAAAAATagtg GGAATAGCCAGCAAGTGCCTCTCaggaatgaaacagaaaactgtgagactttaaaaaagcagatCAACCTAAAGCCTTCCATGGAGAAGAAGATTAATAAAGGACCTAAGGAAGAGACTCCATGCTGCACAAAAGAGGAGATTACTTTTTCTGAG CAAGAAGATGTGTATAGGAAGAAGAAACCtcaggagaagaaggaaggaaatgtacCAAATATGAATTGGAATAGAAATAGAACATCtagaaaaaataagaagaagAATGTTAATATATCTACAAG GGTCCCTGAGCAGAGTGAGTTGAAGCATATGTGCGGTGAATTTGAAAGGCCGGATCTGAGAGCGAATATTGGAATAAGAGCCTGGTGTCCTCAGGGTAACGGGGAAAATTGTAAAGCAGACCAGAAAGCTGGGAGCTTGTCTATACAGGGAGAAACAG AAAACTTTTATCAACGGTCCAAAAAGAAGTGTTTGGAGAAGTTTTGTTCTGATTCAAGCTCAGATTGTGGAAGTTCATCGGGAAGCGTTCGTGCCAGTCGTGGGAGCTGGGGTAGTTGGAGCAGTACCAGCAGTTCGGACGGAGATAAAAAGCCCATGATTACTGCCAGGCATTTTCTTCCATCCA GAGAGAATATTTCACAAAATGATTTTCCATCTGAAACTCCTATCACTTTAAATCTGTCTCATAACATCTGCAATACCAG cAGAGACATGAACAGCATCCCCCAATATCCTGAAACCTTATGTCCCAGTTTCACTGACATAGCTGCAGATCCTGACAAAAACAAAG gTCTTTACCCAACAGGAGACTTGTGGCCTGCCCAGCCAGTCTGCCTGACAAACAGTCTAAACTACAACCTTGAGAATAATATACCGTGCATGATCCAAGAAACACCCTCTGTCCACAACAG CTTCATTGACTGGAATGCAGCTTGTGACAGCCAGTTCTCCAACATGTATTGTCCACTAGAGATGAACGAATATGGTGCTTTCCCAGAAG AAAACATGAACTACCCCAGTGGCTTCCCAGGTACTGCAGCGGTGCAGAATACAGCTTTCATTGACCAGAACTGTCCCTCCACCTGGAATGCGCCTGCCAACATGCCACCTACCTGGGAGCCCGCCGGTTACGTCAACTCCACA CCCTACCTCTCAAGCACCCGAAGCTTGTCTCCAATGTCTGGACTTTTTGGTTCCATCTGGGCACCTCAGAGTGATGTTTATGAAGGCTGCTGCCCCGTCAGTGCTACAACCCAACACTCGACCCACGTGGAGAACCAGGCAGTTATGTGTAAGCAGGAATACTATCCGAGGTTTAACCCCTTCCGTGCCTACATGAACTTGGACATATGGACTACTGCAGCCAATCGAAATGCAAATTTCCCACTTTCGAGGGACTCGGGTTACTGTGGAAACGTGTGA
- the TMEM131L gene encoding transmembrane protein 131-like isoform X6, with protein sequence MPPNGKALHFHPSVLHFGMQLLGLPRAKMLHAYNPSRDREVVVNSVFTATRQFHVSPAHSRVIPAMGKISFRVLFLPTEEGSIESSLFINTSCHGVLSYQVFGTGTLMSSPEEPKVQLANAYLLLPHVQNIQASHTLAETMNASLLRVHLECSLPDDAYQQVKSCCFMSDDPMLLEMSLTVRMENAQQDFVEHRQYLLENLFVVYVAMEKTKTSGDSSVDVYVMHSGSSLVHIQEIRQLSQKDTSPVEFEPVLLSSSSTNFTKVASVSCKAASCDSESPYADHKKNDLLEGTTTLKACLSCPVMEGYFDIDPSAALFHIEPHHNTSGFWSIWFTNNFDFTVELNEVFIARETKNVLKILNFAEPLTLPPGCWNVFSLKLSVKDAVTNVLSSICLATNVGVMFEIPLQIYSTVSKQGDLHFEAIAHCDIQCYLGKSDSANLLWQRSLSLDRSAWDVDSELASELYERWQKIRHGEACSRRSILGSARFIHQKKPEEESFAFFLPRLTTEPGLTLNFSATAVRSSMVKYFILRNPSSFPVTLQLLPLSYYPDPQASLSLLNKWFSINVQAINFITTEFRLMDECAHRNAHQEDLINKKCSSELLQLSLQPLETRKVGVIFTPVDYKRVASLILIRNNLTVLDVVNVEGFGAKELLKVGGRLPGAGGSLRFKVPEATLMDCRRQLKDSKQILSITKNFKVENIGPLPITISSMKINGYSCQGYGFEVLDCQEFFLAQNSSREISIVFTPDFTSSWVIRELTLVTAADLEFHFTLNVTLPHHLLPLCADVVPGPSWEESFWRLTVLFVSLSLLGVILIAFQQAQYILAEFMKSRQRPNPSSSPQQNSNSVDIISSDSYKGSCKAFMDSYSSSDKGKGKGFLSVGTSSSRSQNAAKRSPATYSHSQKKHKCSVYYSKQKSNTAAGSATATTDEKQNQIAENQISAPKEDICTDVVSENWVTLKYANGINVNKNLTLPENFLGKEESALKNTVLIKNNSSECDLKEDLQTCMFPKETNLKTSENLVELKEQEFCPVKMSKKLPESHLSRNSPQQQPELQEISRKNSGNSQQVPLRNETENCETLKKQINLKPSMEKKINKGPKEETPCCTKEEITFSEQEDVYRKKKPQEKKEGNVPNMNWNRNRTSRKNKKKNVNISTRVPEQSELKHMCGEFERPDLRANIGIRAWCPQGNGENCKADQKAGSLSIQGETENFYQRSKKKCLEKFCSDSSSDCGSSSGSVRASRGSWGSWSSTSSSDGDKKPMITARHFLPSRENISQNDFPSETPITLNLSHNICNTSRDMNSIPQYPETLCPSFTDIAADPDKNKGLYPTGDLWPAQPVCLTNSLNYNLENNIPCMIQETPSVHNSFIDWNAACDSQFSNMYCPLEMNEYGAFPEENMNYPSGFPGTAAVQNTAFIDQNCPSTWNAPANMPPTWEPAGYVNSTPYLSSTRSLSPMSGLFGSIWAPQSDVYEGCCPVSATTQHSTHVENQAVMCKQEYYPRFNPFRAYMNLDIWTTAANRNANFPLSRDSGYCGNV encoded by the exons gCAGAAACTATGAATGCCAGTCTCTTACGTGTTCACCTTGAATGCAGTTTACCTGATGATGCATATCAGCAAGTTAAG AGTTGCTGTTTTATGTCCGATGACCCAATGCTGCTAGAAATGAGCTTAACAGTAAGAATGGAAAATGCCCAACAAGATTTTGTGGAGCACAGACAATACTTACTGGAGAATCTTTTTGTAGTTTATGTAGCAATGGAAAAAACGAAGACCTCGG GTGATTCCTCAGTAGATGTCTATGTCATGCATTCTGGGAGCAGCCTTGTGCATATACAG GAAATACGGCAGTTGTCACAAAAAGACACATCACCTGTGGAGTTTGAGCCAGTACTGCTATCTTCATCATCTACTAACTTTACAAAAGttgcttctgtttcttgtaAAG CTGCATCCTGTGACAGTGAAAGTCCTTACGCTGACCACAAGAAGAATGATCTATTGGAAGGCACTACAACACTAAAAGCCTGTCTTTCCTGTCCTGTGATGGAAGG GTATTTTGACATAGATCCTTCTGCAGCATTGTTTCATATAGAACCACATCATAATACTTCAGGGTTTTGGTCCATATGGTTTACAAACAATTTTGACTTCACCGTTGAGCTGAATGAAGTCTTCATAGCCAGAGAAACGAAGAACGTTTTAAAG ATTCTCAACTTTGCCGAACCTTTGACTCTACCTCCAGGCTGCtggaatgtattttctttgaagcTCAGTGTGAAAGACGCTGTAACAAATGTTCTTTCTAGTATTTGTTTGGCCACAAACGTGGGAGTAATGTTTGAAATACCTCTGCAGATATATTCGACTGTGTCCAAG cagGGAGATCTTCATTTTGAAGCTATTGCCCACTGTGATATTCAGTGTTACTTGGGAAAGTCTGATTCAG CAAATCTGCTTTGGCAGAGGAGTCTCTCTCTGGACCGTTCTGCCTGGGATGTGGATTCTGAGCTTGCAAGTGAACTTTATGAAAGATGGCAAAAAATAAGACACGGGGAAGCCTGCAG CAGGAGAAGTATTTTAGGATCAGCTCGCTTTATTCACCAGAAGAAACCTGAAGAGGAgtcctttgcctttttcttgCCACGGTTGACTACAGAGCCTGGCCTTACGCTCAACTTCAGTGCCACAGCAGTTAGAAGTAGTATG gtaaaatatttcatactaAGAAACCCTTCATCCTTCCCAGTTACGTTGcagcttcttcctctttcttactACCCTGATCCCCAGGCTTCACTGAGTCTGCTCAACAAATG GTTCAGCATAAATGTGCAAGCTATTAATTTCATAACCACTGAATTCAGGCTCATGGATGAATGTGCTCACAGG aatGCACATCAAGAGGATCTCATCAACAAGAAATGCAGTTCTGAGCTGCTTCAGTTAAGTTTACAGCCACTGGAAACCAGAAAAGTTGGTGTAATTTTTACACCAGTTGACTACAAAAGAGTAGCTTCCCTTATTTTAATCAG AAACAACTTGACTGTTCTGGATGTGGTCAATGTAGAAGGCTTTGGAGCGAAAGAATTGCTTAAAGTAGGGGGAAGACTGCCTGGTGCAGGAGGATCTCTTCGATTCAAGGTGCCAGAAGCTACACTAATGGACTGCAGACGAC aaCTGAAAGACAGCAAGCAAATTCTATCTATTACGAAGAACTTCAAAGTAGAGAATATTGGCCCTCTTCCTATAACAATTTCATCAATGAAAATCAATGGTTACAGTTGCCAAGGATATGGATTTGAAGTGTTAGACTGTCAGGAATTTTTCCTGGCTCAGAACTCATCACGAGAGATCAGCATTGT ATTCACTCCTGACTTCACATCTTCATGGGTAATCCGGGAGCTTACGCTGGTGACTGCTGCTGATTTGGAGTTCCACTTCACGCTCAACGTGACTCTTCCTCACCATCTGTTACCGCTGTGTGCAGATGTGGTGCCAGGACCCAGCTGGGAAGAGTCTTTCTGGAGGCTCACTGTCCTCTTCGTAAG TTTGTCCCTGCTCGGAGTGATTCTGATAGCCTTCCAGCAAGCCCAGTATATTCTAGCAGAGTTCATGAAATCAAGACAGAGGCCAAATCCTAGTTCTTCACCGCAGCAGAACAGCAACTCTGTTGACATAATCAGCTCTGATTCGTAcaa ggGAAGCTGCAAGGCATTTATGGATTCCTATAGTTCCTCAGATAAAGGTAAAGGGAAGGGCTTCCTGTCTGTAGGCACTTCTTCCAGCCGAAGTCAGAATGCAGCAAAGAGAAGTCCTGCAACCTACAGCCACTCtcagaagaaacacaaatgtTCAGTTTACTACAGTAAGCAGAAATCAAACACAGCAGCTGGCAGTGCCACTGCAACTACTGATGAGAAACAAAATCAGATTGCGGAGAACCAAATCTCAGCACCAAAAGAGGACATTTGCACTGATGTTGTCAGTGAGAACTGGGTAACTCTAAAATATGCAAATGGCATAAATGTTAACAAGAATTTAACTCTTCCAGAAAACTTTCTGGGTAAAGAAGAAAGtgcactgaaaaatacagttctcattaaaaataattcttcagagTGCGATCTGAAGGAAGATCTTCAAACATGTATGTTTCCTAAGGAAACTAACcttaaaacttcagaaaatctAGTTGAGCTCAAAGAACAGGAGTTCTGTCCTGTGAAGATGTCCAAGAAGCTACCTGAAAGTCACTTGTCCAGAAATTCACCTCAGCAACAGCCAGAACTGCAAGAAATTTCTAGGAAAAATagtg GGAATAGCCAGCAAGTGCCTCTCaggaatgaaacagaaaactgtgagactttaaaaaagcagatCAACCTAAAGCCTTCCATGGAGAAGAAGATTAATAAAGGACCTAAGGAAGAGACTCCATGCTGCACAAAAGAGGAGATTACTTTTTCTGAG CAAGAAGATGTGTATAGGAAGAAGAAACCtcaggagaagaaggaaggaaatgtacCAAATATGAATTGGAATAGAAATAGAACATCtagaaaaaataagaagaagAATGTTAATATATCTACAAG GGTCCCTGAGCAGAGTGAGTTGAAGCATATGTGCGGTGAATTTGAAAGGCCGGATCTGAGAGCGAATATTGGAATAAGAGCCTGGTGTCCTCAGGGTAACGGGGAAAATTGTAAAGCAGACCAGAAAGCTGGGAGCTTGTCTATACAGGGAGAAACAG AAAACTTTTATCAACGGTCCAAAAAGAAGTGTTTGGAGAAGTTTTGTTCTGATTCAAGCTCAGATTGTGGAAGTTCATCGGGAAGCGTTCGTGCCAGTCGTGGGAGCTGGGGTAGTTGGAGCAGTACCAGCAGTTCGGACGGAGATAAAAAGCCCATGATTACTGCCAGGCATTTTCTTCCATCCA GAGAGAATATTTCACAAAATGATTTTCCATCTGAAACTCCTATCACTTTAAATCTGTCTCATAACATCTGCAATACCAG cAGAGACATGAACAGCATCCCCCAATATCCTGAAACCTTATGTCCCAGTTTCACTGACATAGCTGCAGATCCTGACAAAAACAAAG gTCTTTACCCAACAGGAGACTTGTGGCCTGCCCAGCCAGTCTGCCTGACAAACAGTCTAAACTACAACCTTGAGAATAATATACCGTGCATGATCCAAGAAACACCCTCTGTCCACAACAG CTTCATTGACTGGAATGCAGCTTGTGACAGCCAGTTCTCCAACATGTATTGTCCACTAGAGATGAACGAATATGGTGCTTTCCCAGAAG AAAACATGAACTACCCCAGTGGCTTCCCAGGTACTGCAGCGGTGCAGAATACAGCTTTCATTGACCAGAACTGTCCCTCCACCTGGAATGCGCCTGCCAACATGCCACCTACCTGGGAGCCCGCCGGTTACGTCAACTCCACA CCCTACCTCTCAAGCACCCGAAGCTTGTCTCCAATGTCTGGACTTTTTGGTTCCATCTGGGCACCTCAGAGTGATGTTTATGAAGGCTGCTGCCCCGTCAGTGCTACAACCCAACACTCGACCCACGTGGAGAACCAGGCAGTTATGTGTAAGCAGGAATACTATCCGAGGTTTAACCCCTTCCGTGCCTACATGAACTTGGACATATGGACTACTGCAGCCAATCGAAATGCAAATTTCCCACTTTCGAGGGACTCGGGTTACTGTGGAAACGTGTGA